A single Comamonas sp. NLF-1-9 DNA region contains:
- the tatC gene encoding twin-arginine translocase subunit TatC — protein MAQTPDPEDELAGSEQPFVEHLMELRNRLVKAVLAVGVVAGVLFLYPGPGPLYDFLAAPLVAHLPQGATMIATSVISPFMVPLKILLMTAFLIALPVVLYQLWAFVAPGLYSHEKKTVLPLVVSSTILFFLGVAFCYYFVFGRVFAFIQSFAPKSITAAPDIEAYLGFVLTMFLAFGVTFEVPIAVVVLVRLGVISVEKLKHGRGYFIVGSFIIAAIITPPDVVSQLALAIPMCLLYEVGIWAAQVFARSKPEAQPAEQGGGSSSEPG, from the coding sequence ATGGCCCAGACCCCAGACCCCGAAGACGAACTTGCCGGCAGCGAGCAGCCCTTTGTCGAGCACCTGATGGAGCTGCGCAACCGGCTGGTCAAGGCGGTGCTGGCCGTCGGCGTGGTGGCGGGCGTGCTTTTTCTCTACCCCGGGCCCGGCCCGCTGTACGACTTCCTGGCGGCGCCGCTGGTGGCGCACCTGCCCCAGGGCGCGACGATGATCGCGACCTCGGTGATCTCGCCCTTCATGGTGCCGCTCAAGATCCTCTTGATGACGGCCTTCCTGATTGCGCTGCCGGTGGTGCTCTACCAGCTCTGGGCCTTCGTTGCCCCCGGTCTGTATTCGCACGAGAAGAAGACCGTGCTGCCGCTGGTGGTGTCGAGCACCATCTTGTTCTTCCTGGGCGTGGCTTTTTGCTACTACTTCGTGTTCGGGCGGGTGTTTGCCTTCATCCAGAGCTTTGCGCCCAAGAGCATCACCGCAGCGCCCGACATCGAGGCCTACCTCGGCTTCGTGCTCACCATGTTTCTCGCCTTCGGCGTGACCTTCGAAGTGCCGATCGCTGTCGTGGTACTGGTGCGGCTGGGCGTGATCAGCGTGGAAAAGCTCAAGCACGGGCGCGGCTACTTCATCGTCGGCTCGTTCATCATTGCCGCCATCATCACGCCGCCCGACGTGGTCTCGCAGCTCGCGCTGGCGATTCCCATGTGTCTGCTCTATGAAGTCGGCATCTGGGCCGCGCAGGTCTTTGCCCGCAGCAAGCCCGAAGCGCAGCCCGCCGAGCAGGGCGGTGGTTCTTC